cccgtacctcatgtagcttatcagggaaccacaggtgctgtgtccttcatgccagctgcggctgttttctacctcagaagcctcttgattttatacttttccttaatgtgtgaacaatgctgtacttttgtatttttcaggcaatttagtatttattccacacgggtaagaaaacatttttctcctcttaaacCCTGCTCTTCATTGCATTCCCACTGGACGGCCTGAACCTTTTagtccttccccttctcctccggTCTGTCCAAGTGTTTTGGAGGAACAGCGGTGGGGGAGCGCAGGACAGCAGAGCCAGAGGTAGCGTCCCTACCAACGGTCACTGTGGTGCAGCTCTGAAACTGCCCTGGCTGCGCAGGCGTTGGTTCATGTCCGCTGTCCGCTGTTTTCCATCCTTCCTTTAGGCCGTCTCCTTCCCACGTTGTATCTTCACCTCCAGCCCAAGCCCAGGAATTCACAAAATCCAGTTCTCAGCGTGCTGGTTCCTGTGCTGTGGAGTTCCAGGTCTGCGGCTGAATGAAACACTCGCCCATCAGTTTTAGGCCAACTTTTCACACGCCTGGGTAGCGTGCCGTATGATCAGGCACCAGTGATGATTCTGGTGCCAATGCGATATAAAGATTTCCTTAATTTTTACATGAGGAAACAGATTTTTGAAATTACACACCTAAAATAATGCAGCAAACCAGTGTCAAACCTCCAGTGATGACCCGTTCCTCCAGGCACAACGCCTTTGCATCCCAGGGCATTCGGTAATTGTCAGCATTGTATACATCTCTTATTCATAAAGAGCTAAGCATGGGATAAGGCTAGtcagttatttttaattagcagTATACTATTAAAATCTTATAAATCAATTAGAAGTTTGATGTAACCCTTCCCGTTTTACTTGCATTTATAAGACCAGATCTGTAGGAGAAAataaaggcagaggaaaaggatcGCTTAAGTCATTATTTACAGCTTTATCACTTACAGGCTTTTTACCTAAATATAATAATACTTCTTGTAGCTCCAACCACAGCGCTTTGAGAAGGAATAATTAGCAATGCTAGTAATCAGCAAATTAATAGGCTTGCATAGATACTAAGCCTACGTTCTTTGCTTTCTGTATCATCGAGCCTGGCATCCTGCTCCTCAGTCCCCCTGGCTGAAGCAGGGGGATCCAGGCGAGGAGGCCTGGTTTTGGGAGGTCCTGCCCCTCCCCGTGCTGGTTTCTCTGGCCTCCCAGAGACGCTCCACCAGCTCGTGGCAGTGGTGTTGGCCACACAACCCTTGGGTGCTGTTTGATTATGCCGGATGTCACTAAGAGAAGTGGTCGCTATAAAATTCTGTCTCATCTTCATGTCAGACAGGGGCTCCATGGCTCCGGATGAGAGACGGGCAGGGATGGCCAACTCCACGAGCGATCCAGAGACCAACGAAAACATGGAAGATCCGACAGAAGGCCTGAAGGAACTCTGCGAGAGCCCCGGAGAGCAGAAGAGTGAGAAGGCTCCGCTGCATTCACGCCCAGAACGGCAGCCCCAGCTTATCTGTAGACTGAAGAAAAAACCAGACCGTGTGCGCAAACACTGCCGAGACCTGGAGCAGCTCAACGTGGACCTGGAGAAACTGAGAACAGAAGATGCTCTGAAAGAGAAAACCCAGACCCAACTGATTCAGCAGTTGGAGGAACGCTTCATGGATCTGGCCAACAACCATGGAAAACGGATCCAGTCCAAGAAGGAACTCAGGAAATGGCATATGCAGCTGTTGGAGGAGAATAAGCGCCTGCAGCAGGAGAACAAAGTGCTCTTCAGCCAGACTGTGTGGGACAAGGAAGCTGAAGTGCTCCAGCTCCGTGCCCCGGCCAGAAAGCTCTCGCAGCAGTTAGACTCCCTACAGGAGAAATGTGCTTCCATGagctgcagagcacaggagcgagaaaaggagctgctggaagCTCAGAGCCAGCAAGCGAGTGCCTACGCCTGGGAAGTCAAATCACTAAAAAACCAGCTGCAACACCTGCAGGAGAAACACCAACACACTGTCGCACAGCGAGAGCACGCAGCGAGTCGGCGGCGGGCTGAGGACAGCGAGCTGCAGGCCAAGCTGGAGAGAGTGAACGAGGAGAAAGAGCGACTACTGGACCTGGCCATGAAGC
Above is a window of Larus michahellis chromosome 1, bLarMic1.1, whole genome shotgun sequence DNA encoding:
- the CCDC89 gene encoding LOW QUALITY PROTEIN: coiled-coil domain-containing protein 89 (The sequence of the model RefSeq protein was modified relative to this genomic sequence to represent the inferred CDS: inserted 2 bases in 2 codons; substituted 1 base at 1 genomic stop codon), which codes for MLLKKDRGSMAPDERRAGMANSTSDPETNENMEDPTEGLKELCESPGEQKSEKAPLHSRPERQPQLICRLKKKPDRVRKHCRDLEQLNVDLEKLRTEDALKEKTQTQLIQQLEERFMDLANNHGKRIQSKKELRKWHMQLLEENKRLQQENKVLFSQTVWDKEAEVLQLRAPARKLSQQLDSLQEKCASMSCRAQEREKELLEAQSQQASAYAWEVKSLKNQLQHLQEKHQHTVAQREHAASRRRAEDSELQAKLERVNEEKERLLDLAMKQGKALQGVQREMEQLGKKLEMXQETRQRAGKHLAKEAAAVENDLKVQELQRHLKSSQQAYDKLXLQFDAYRKHSTEXTKEKELNVKLRHLSM